Proteins from a single region of Flavobacterium sp. K5-23:
- a CDS encoding DUF4175 family protein, producing MDTSNVIYQKLEQFISKYYTNELIRGTLLFIGFGLLYFLFTLFVEYFLWLKPMGRTLLFWTFIGVEAFLLFRFILFPIFKLLKIKKGIGYTDASVIIGNHFSEVKDSLTNFIQLMDSGNHQKSELLLASIEQKANSLQPIPFSKAVNFNSNQRYLPLAIIPILFFAVFYLSGNNSIISQSLNRVVHFNSVFLPPAPFQFVVLNSKLQTEQNQDFILKVKTTGKVVPENAMIYLGDESYFMEAGKSGEFEYKITKPIADISFHLEANSVSSKEYELNVITVPSIANFEMQLNYPSYLKKKPEVVKGTGNAIIPEGTLVSWRINTLATENMVWMDAKAVFPFVKAENNFSLSKNITQNTEYQIITSNNKIKNHEKLNYQLTVIKDQYPTINVNHAPDSLKVDKSFFLGQISDDYGLSKLHIIYYPKSKPEGVKRGTIAIKQDINDRFVFSFPGNLPVEKGVSYEYYFEVFDNDSAHNFKSTKSSIFSNRVATDEEKEDQILKNQKDNINSLNKSIKNQDKQIAELDKLQKSGMEKKSFEFKDQQKANDFIDRQKIQDNMMKEFAEKMKDNLDQFKTDKKDEFKEELQKRLDKAANDLEKNQKLLDELKELNDKIKSEDLMEKLDKFKQNSKNQIKNLQQLVELTKKYYVEKKAEQIVDKLEKLSEKQDALSNKEKENTLDKQKDINKTFDKIQEDLKDLHKENKELKSPMDIPTDLEKEQSIDDDLNKASEELQKDNAAKAKPKQKSAAKKMKEMAGKMAKGMEGAEQEQMEEDVKMLRQILDNLLTFSLSQEDLMKQFKSLRIGSPAFNKNIKIQQNLKQQFKHIDDSLFSMSLRNPKITEDVTKEIGNVHYNIDKSLENFSDAQFPKGLSHQQYTISSANKLGDFLSELLNNMKQSLSGMGSGKPKPGSGSGMQLPDIIKKQEGLSEKMKEGMKPGQKPGEGKDGKDGKEGSGNTKGSGNGQNGEDGEGDAKAIMEIYKEQKLLRESLQNELNKQGLGGSGQNAMEQMKQIEKQLLNKGFNNESLQMMLNLKYELLKLDTAVQQQGQENKRQSEANKREFNNRSNVLPEALLDYLNSIEILNRQSLPLRSNFNLKVQEYFNKK from the coding sequence TTGGATACTTCAAATGTTATTTATCAAAAGCTGGAACAGTTTATTAGTAAATATTATACTAATGAATTGATACGTGGAACCCTCTTATTTATAGGTTTTGGGTTGTTGTATTTCTTGTTCACGCTCTTTGTGGAATATTTTCTTTGGCTTAAGCCAATGGGTAGAACGCTTTTGTTTTGGACATTTATAGGTGTTGAAGCGTTCCTTTTGTTTCGTTTTATTTTGTTTCCAATATTCAAACTATTAAAAATTAAAAAAGGTATTGGGTATACAGATGCTTCTGTTATTATTGGTAATCATTTCTCGGAAGTGAAAGATTCACTTACTAATTTTATTCAATTGATGGATTCTGGAAATCATCAAAAATCAGAATTGTTATTGGCTTCCATTGAACAAAAAGCCAATTCGTTGCAACCCATTCCTTTTAGTAAAGCTGTAAATTTTAATTCGAATCAAAGATATTTACCCCTTGCTATTATTCCCATTTTGTTTTTTGCTGTCTTTTATCTCTCGGGAAACAACTCAATAATCTCTCAAAGTTTAAATAGGGTAGTGCATTTTAATTCTGTTTTTCTTCCTCCAGCACCTTTTCAATTTGTGGTTTTAAATTCTAAATTACAAACAGAACAGAATCAAGATTTCATTCTTAAGGTTAAAACAACAGGTAAGGTGGTTCCTGAGAATGCTATGATTTATTTAGGAGACGAAAGTTATTTTATGGAGGCTGGTAAATCAGGTGAATTCGAATATAAGATTACTAAACCTATTGCCGATATTTCATTTCATCTTGAAGCAAATTCAGTTTCTTCTAAGGAATATGAACTCAATGTTATTACGGTTCCCTCAATTGCAAATTTCGAAATGCAGTTGAATTACCCTTCGTATCTTAAGAAAAAACCTGAAGTAGTTAAAGGAACTGGGAATGCTATAATTCCTGAAGGAACTCTCGTTTCTTGGAGAATAAACACTTTGGCAACCGAAAATATGGTTTGGATGGATGCAAAAGCGGTTTTTCCTTTTGTAAAAGCGGAAAACAACTTTTCTTTATCTAAAAACATTACTCAAAACACAGAATATCAAATTATTACGTCAAATAACAAAATAAAAAACCACGAAAAACTGAATTATCAACTTACTGTCATCAAAGATCAGTATCCCACCATTAATGTTAACCACGCTCCAGACAGTTTGAAGGTAGATAAGAGTTTTTTTTTGGGTCAAATATCAGATGATTATGGTTTATCCAAGTTGCACATTATTTACTATCCAAAGAGTAAACCTGAAGGAGTCAAACGTGGAACAATTGCAATTAAGCAAGATATAAATGACCGTTTTGTTTTTTCTTTTCCAGGGAATCTTCCTGTTGAAAAAGGGGTTTCTTATGAGTATTATTTTGAAGTTTTTGATAACGATAGTGCTCATAATTTTAAAAGTACTAAGTCTTCTATTTTCTCTAATCGCGTTGCTACTGATGAAGAGAAGGAAGATCAGATATTGAAAAACCAAAAAGATAATATCAACAGTTTAAATAAGTCAATAAAAAATCAAGACAAGCAAATAGCTGAATTGGATAAGTTGCAAAAATCAGGAATGGAGAAGAAGAGTTTTGAATTCAAAGACCAACAAAAAGCTAATGATTTCATCGATCGTCAAAAAATTCAGGACAATATGATGAAGGAGTTTGCGGAGAAAATGAAAGACAATTTGGATCAATTCAAAACGGATAAAAAAGATGAGTTTAAAGAAGAACTTCAAAAGAGGTTAGATAAAGCTGCTAATGATTTAGAAAAAAATCAAAAACTATTGGATGAACTTAAAGAGCTTAATGATAAAATAAAGAGTGAAGATCTAATGGAAAAGTTAGATAAGTTTAAACAAAATAGTAAGAACCAGATCAAGAATTTACAACAGTTAGTAGAACTTACTAAGAAGTATTACGTAGAAAAGAAAGCAGAACAAATTGTAGATAAATTAGAAAAGCTTTCGGAGAAACAAGATGCGCTTTCTAACAAGGAGAAAGAAAATACGTTAGACAAACAAAAGGATATCAATAAGACATTCGATAAAATACAAGAAGATTTAAAAGACCTGCATAAGGAGAATAAGGAGTTGAAATCTCCTATGGATATCCCTACAGATTTAGAGAAAGAACAAAGTATAGACGATGATTTAAACAAAGCTTCTGAAGAATTACAGAAAGACAATGCCGCTAAAGCAAAACCAAAACAGAAAAGTGCTGCCAAGAAAATGAAAGAAATGGCCGGAAAAATGGCAAAGGGTATGGAAGGTGCTGAGCAGGAACAAATGGAAGAAGATGTGAAAATGCTAAGACAGATTCTGGATAATTTATTGACTTTTTCTTTGTCTCAAGAAGATTTAATGAAGCAGTTTAAAAGTCTTAGAATAGGTTCTCCTGCATTCAATAAGAATATTAAAATTCAACAAAATCTCAAACAACAGTTCAAACACATTGACGATAGTTTGTTTTCTATGTCACTGCGTAATCCTAAAATCACTGAAGATGTAACTAAAGAAATTGGGAATGTGCATTACAATATAGACAAATCTTTAGAGAATTTTTCAGATGCCCAGTTTCCAAAAGGATTGTCGCATCAACAATATACAATTTCATCAGCTAATAAATTAGGTGATTTCTTAAGTGAGTTATTGAATAATATGAAACAGTCTTTATCAGGAATGGGTTCAGGCAAACCAAAACCGGGGAGTGGAAGTGGAATGCAATTGCCAGACATCATTAAAAAGCAAGAAGGATTGTCTGAAAAAATGAAAGAAGGTATGAAACCCGGACAAAAACCGGGAGAAGGAAAAGACGGCAAAGATGGCAAAGAAGGTTCTGGAAACACAAAGGGTTCTGGTAATGGTCAAAATGGTGAGGATGGAGAAGGGGATGCCAAAGCGATTATGGAAATTTACAAAGAACAAAAACTCCTTCGAGAATCACTTCAAAACGAATTAAACAAACAAGGATTAGGTGGTAGTGGCCAAAATGCAATGGAGCAGATGAAGCAAATCGAAAAGCAATTATTGAATAAAGGTTTTAATAATGAATCCCTTCAAATGATGTTGAATTTAAAGTATGAATTATTAAAATTAGATACCGCCGTTCAACAACAAGGACAAGAAAACAAAAGGCAGTCTGAGGCCAATAAAAGAGAATTCAATAATCGTTCTAATGTACTGCCGGAAGCTTTGTTAGATTATTTAAACAGTATTGAGATTTTAAATAGACAATCATTACCTTTGCGCTCCAATTTTAACCTTAAGGTTCAAGAATATTTTAATAAAAAATGA
- the ybeY gene encoding rRNA maturation RNase YbeY: MINFNYESDFNLDNEEVIASWLSNVILSENKKEGEINYIFCDDEYLHNINMEYLNHDTLTDIISFDYSMGNELHGDIFVSVERVADNAADFKVSFDEELKRVLVHGVLHYCGYKDKSEEDAALMRSKEDEKIALFHVEQ, from the coding sequence ATGATTAATTTCAATTACGAATCCGACTTTAATTTAGACAATGAAGAGGTTATTGCTTCTTGGTTGTCTAATGTGATTTTATCCGAGAACAAGAAAGAAGGAGAGATCAATTACATCTTCTGTGATGACGAATATCTTCACAACATCAATATGGAGTATTTAAACCACGACACCTTAACTGACATAATTAGTTTTGATTACTCTATGGGTAATGAATTACACGGTGATATTTTTGTTTCCGTGGAGCGTGTCGCAGACAATGCCGCTGATTTTAAAGTTTCTTTTGATGAGGAACTGAAGCGTGTTTTAGTTCACGGTGTTTTACATTATTGCGGTTACAAGGACAAAAGCGAAGAGGATGCTGCTTTAATGCGTTCAAAAGAAGACGAAAAGATTGCGTTGTTCCACGTGGAACAGTAA
- the mnmG gene encoding tRNA uridine-5-carboxymethylaminomethyl(34) synthesis enzyme MnmG, which yields MFLEEYDVIVVGAGHAGSEAAAAAANLGSKTLLVTMSLQNIAQMSCNPAMGGIAKGQIVREIDALGGYSGIVSDKTAIQFKMLNKSKGPAMWSPRVQSDRMRFAEEWRMMLEGTPNLDFYQEMVQGLIIEGGKIKGIRTSLGIEIKAKSVVLTNGTFLNGLIHIGEKQFGGGRAGESAAYGITEDLIKVGFESGRMKTGTPPRVDGRSLDYSKMNEEKGDAKPDKFSYSDMTTPLIHQRSCHMTYTSLDVHDILREGFDRSPMFNGRIKSMGPRYCPSIEDKINRFADKERHQLFVEPEGWKTCEVYVNGFSTSLPADIQYKAMKSVAGFENVKFLRAGYAIEYDYFPPTQLKHTLETKLVEGLYFAGQINGTTGYEEAASQGLMAGINAHLKVHEKAPLILKRDEAYIGVLIDDLITKGTEEPYRMFTSRAEYRTLLRQDNADFRLTPMSHEIGLASEKRLRRMEHKLKASEKMVAFFKETSVSIAEANPVLESKGTALISQGDKMFKVFSRPQIDLEDMLKFDKVQDYINENEVDQEILEQAEIQVKYSGYIEKERNNADKLTRLEDVKIPENFDYEKIKSMSIEAKQKLNRIRPVTISQASRISGVSPSDISVLLIYMGR from the coding sequence ATGTTTTTAGAGGAATACGATGTTATTGTAGTTGGTGCTGGTCACGCAGGTTCTGAGGCAGCCGCTGCCGCTGCTAATTTGGGTTCGAAAACTTTATTGGTTACTATGAGTTTGCAAAACATCGCGCAGATGTCTTGCAATCCTGCGATGGGTGGTATTGCAAAAGGCCAGATCGTTCGTGAGATTGATGCCCTTGGCGGATACTCCGGAATTGTATCTGATAAAACCGCGATCCAATTCAAAATGTTGAATAAATCGAAAGGTCCTGCGATGTGGTCGCCAAGAGTTCAAAGTGACCGTATGCGTTTTGCTGAAGAGTGGCGTATGATGTTAGAGGGAACTCCAAATCTTGATTTTTATCAAGAGATGGTTCAAGGGTTGATTATTGAAGGTGGGAAGATAAAAGGAATTCGAACTTCGCTTGGAATTGAAATCAAAGCGAAATCAGTTGTTTTGACCAATGGAACTTTTTTGAACGGTTTGATCCATATTGGGGAGAAACAATTCGGTGGAGGTAGAGCGGGCGAAAGTGCTGCTTATGGAATCACTGAAGATTTGATTAAAGTAGGTTTTGAATCCGGAAGAATGAAAACAGGAACGCCTCCAAGAGTGGACGGACGTTCTTTGGATTATTCAAAAATGAACGAAGAAAAAGGAGATGCGAAGCCAGATAAGTTTTCCTATTCGGATATGACCACGCCGTTAATTCATCAAAGATCTTGTCATATGACGTACACGTCTTTGGATGTGCACGATATTTTAAGGGAAGGTTTTGATCGTTCTCCTATGTTTAATGGAAGGATAAAAAGTATGGGCCCGAGATATTGTCCTTCAATCGAGGACAAGATTAATAGGTTTGCTGATAAAGAAAGACATCAATTATTTGTTGAACCAGAAGGTTGGAAAACGTGTGAGGTTTATGTGAATGGTTTTTCTACTTCTCTTCCTGCGGACATTCAATATAAAGCTATGAAATCTGTTGCTGGTTTTGAAAACGTAAAATTTCTTCGTGCGGGATATGCAATCGAATACGATTATTTTCCACCAACACAATTAAAACATACTTTAGAAACGAAGTTAGTGGAAGGGTTGTATTTTGCTGGACAAATTAACGGAACTACGGGATATGAAGAAGCAGCTTCTCAAGGATTGATGGCTGGTATAAATGCACATTTAAAAGTTCACGAAAAAGCGCCTTTAATTTTAAAAAGAGACGAAGCGTATATCGGGGTTTTAATTGATGACTTAATTACTAAAGGAACCGAAGAGCCGTATAGAATGTTTACCTCTCGTGCAGAGTATAGAACTTTGTTGCGTCAGGATAATGCCGATTTCAGATTGACGCCAATGTCACACGAAATAGGATTGGCTTCTGAGAAACGTTTACGTCGTATGGAGCATAAATTAAAAGCTTCCGAAAAAATGGTAGCTTTCTTTAAAGAGACAAGTGTGTCGATTGCTGAGGCAAATCCTGTTTTGGAATCTAAAGGAACTGCTTTAATTTCTCAAGGGGATAAAATGTTTAAAGTTTTCTCTCGTCCACAAATAGATTTAGAGGATATGCTTAAGTTTGATAAAGTTCAAGATTACATTAACGAGAATGAGGTGGATCAGGAAATTCTGGAACAAGCCGAAATTCAAGTAAAGTATTCTGGCTATATAGAGAAAGAAAGAAATAATGCTGATAAGCTAACGCGTTTAGAAGATGTGAAGATTCCTGAAAACTTCGATTATGAAAAAATTAAATCGATGTCTATTGAAGCAAAACAAAAACTAAATCGTATTCGTCCTGTAACGATTTCTCAAGCATCAAGAATTTCAGGAGTGTCACCAAGTGATATTTCTGTACTGTTGATTTATATGGGACGTTAA